GCCGTGATGCACCAGCTGCGCGCGGTGCGCGGCGACGAGCTCATCGATCGGCGACTCGCGGGCGGTCGACCGGTGCTCGGCATCTGCGTGGGCGAGCAGGTGATGTTCGAGCGCGGGATCGAGCGCGGCGTGGAGACCGAGGGGCTCGGCCAGTGGCCCGGCACCGTGCGCGAACTGCGCGCGCCGATCCTGCCGCACATGGGCTGGAACACCGTGTCGCCCCCCGAGGGCTCGGTGCTGTTCGAGGGCATCGCCGACGAGCGCTTCTACTTCGTGCACAGCTACGCCGCGACCGAGTGGACGCTCGAGGGCCGGAACGCGGCGACGCGCCCGCGCGTCACCTGGGCCGAGCACGGCGAGCCCTTCGTCGCGGCCGTCGAGAACGGCCCGCTCTCGGCCACCCAGTTCCACCCGGAGAAGTCGGGCGACGCGGGCATCCAGCTCCTGCGCAACTGGCTCTCGACGCTTTGACCACGGGATCGGCGCCGCCGATCACCCCGCACACCGC
Above is a genomic segment from Leucobacter rhizosphaerae containing:
- the hisH gene encoding imidazole glycerol phosphate synthase subunit HisH, producing MPRKQVVVLDYGSGNVHSAVKALVHAGAEVELTRDPRAVAAADGLLVPGVGAFDAVMHQLRAVRGDELIDRRLAGGRPVLGICVGEQVMFERGIERGVETEGLGQWPGTVRELRAPILPHMGWNTVSPPEGSVLFEGIADERFYFVHSYAATEWTLEGRNAATRPRVTWAEHGEPFVAAVENGPLSATQFHPEKSGDAGIQLLRNWLSTL